The genomic region TGCACTTTTTTGATCCGCGTTATCGTCGCCTGCCCGTTTTTGAGAAGCCTGAAGAGCGAGAGGACATTCAGGACGGGAATCGCTTTTTCCTTGCCCGACAGCACCGCCCCGATAATCGTGTCCAGTTTTCCTTTCATTCCCGCAACTTTACGGATCAGCATTTTCTTCTCGAAAATAATCTCGTTGACGATAAATCCGGTCACCTCATCCTGATAGATGACGATGATGACATTCTTGTTTTTATCGTCCGCCGGGTTCCCGAAATTGAAAAACACTCTCAGGTCGATGAGCGAAATCTCCATATCCTCGATATTCATCACCTTCCATTGTTTCCCGGTATCGAACATCTCGTTTTCTTTCACCCGTATCGCGTATTTGATATAGGCCGAGGGGAGGGCGTACAGATTGTTGCCGAGGGAAAAGACCGTAACCGGTATGTAAGAGCTGATGAGGGGGAGTGAAATGGAAAAGATCGTCCCCTTGTTTTTCAGGGTTTTTACCGTTATTTCCCCGTTCATCTCCTTGACCGTGGTCGCGACGACGTCCATCCCCACGCCCCGGCCGGAAAAAACCCCGACATCCTTTGTGGAAAAACCGGATTCGAAAATGAAGGGAATTATCTGGTCGTCCGGAAGTTCGGGGGCTTTTTCTTTGTTGATAAGCCCTTTTTCGACCGCCTTTTCCCTGATTGCCGCGACATCCAGCCCGTATCCGTCGTCTCCGATCTCAATGACCACATTGTCGCCCTTGTTGAAGGCCTTGAGAACGATACGGGCGTTTTCCGGCTTCCCCGCCTTCTTCCTTTCGGCCGGCGGTTCGCAGCCGTGATCGACCGCGTTCCGAAGAATATGGATAAGGATCGATTTCAGTTTTTCCACGACCCCGATATCCAGTTCGACGTCCCGCCCCTCGATAATAAAGTTGATCTTTTTATGGGTATTCTCCGCCACGTCCCTTACGAGCCGGGGAAAAAGATCGAAGATCGAAGAAAGGGGGACGAGTTTCAGTTTGGTGATTTTATCCTGAAACTGTTTGGCGGCAAGTTCATAAAAGGCGAGTTCGTGAGAAAAATCCCTCAATATCGCGTCAATTTCGCCTATCGTGTCTTGATCCGGATTTTCCGCCGCGATATCTTTTCT from Spirochaetales bacterium harbors:
- a CDS encoding response regulator — protein: MSFDPQIVEIFKKAAAKCVTQVNNLLLEAEKEGGGSEIYKAIKGEVHTLKGDARMLGFESISVAAHKLEDLFGLLEKEEAKADPAMFSRVFDLLDAIDNAVGKLPDELVSIDLSSFTPGEGFKGEEQAINPPVEKKETKTPAKKDESLTESDSKKDKKEKKIEILNINMKKIDSLIGISSAFPRYSNRFLYILDKLQGIRKDIAAENPDQDTIGEIDAILRDFSHELAFYELAAKQFQDKITKLKLVPLSSIFDLFPRLVRDVAENTHKKINFIIEGRDVELDIGVVEKLKSILIHILRNAVDHGCEPPAERKKAGKPENARIVLKAFNKGDNVVIEIGDDGYGLDVAAIREKAVEKGLINKEKAPELPDDQIIPFIFESGFSTKDVGVFSGRGVGMDVVATTVKEMNGEITVKTLKNKGTIFSISLPLISSYIPVTVFSLGNNLYALPSAYIKYAIRVKENEMFDTGKQWKVMNIEDMEISLIDLRVFFNFGNPADDKNKNVIIVIYQDEVTGFIVNEIIFEKKMLIRKVAGMKGKLDTIIGAVLSGKEKAIPVLNVLSLFRLLKNGQATITRIKKVHDYSKDFGTKKVLLVENSLVTRNLEKKILIKHNLIILEAGNGKEAVQLLEQEEINMVITDIEMPVMNGVELIAFMKENDRYKKIPIVVISSYKTYIDKVGSMGVNYFIDKSEFSEELLMNTIIKENLL